The Aedes aegypti strain LVP_AGWG chromosome 3, AaegL5.0 Primary Assembly, whole genome shotgun sequence genome contains a region encoding:
- the LOC110679485 gene encoding O-acyltransferase like protein-like, translating into MNLHYIIAIVIAMGVKISVTDSFSTEVKQQDEPWKMQPQLYDYDDFDDCRRRNPSFRYNVVKAHIVQNTSSVMWQRITQHSNDPRHYQRNALEIGICLDRCKWATNVEMSIEQQAGICAADRVWTNYQLKSIPETLVSISADDYDRPVGTLEMIFCLTVLSIVLLIVTCTIIDFQGIYTESLVVKAFSLSGNLKKLGSLNSRSRQDLLFLDGIRVLTMLTIVLCHASIPMIRMPLKNPEKMEQQFSMFWFPIAMAGNTYLVQIFFVIGGVVLAVNFMDHIKTHPQFKMWYLMDRILNRLVRILPVYSFVILFQVSWYNRLKNGPIAERYQDHCMENWWTNLLFVNNYIEANKPCLQFTWYLGADFQLFLVGTIILMFIWRFPKFINASICFMVIFALVVPAAVIYFNNLDATVMMIVRYVIDEIRNLDYYLKVYVTFESNAGNYFFGVVTGIVYHHFVEHGKTLEDIQHFSAMFLSAVAFFVTLNTLTMCLPLDHPAEPSLILALYGSLLKASWGFLACFLTLYLTFRPRNILATILQHPIMLVASKLSYCVYVVQYTVVYAIYRNITFPLMSSVFTMILLTSSILFVTLIMGLLLHVCIEMPVMTLCKPLLALKRSN; encoded by the exons ATGAATTTACACTACATTATTGCCATCGTGATCGCGATGGGCGTTAAAATTTCCGTCACCGATTCTTTTTCTACAGAAGTGAAACAGC AGGACGAGCCATGGAAAATGCAGCCTCAGCTATATGACTACGATGATTTCGATGATTGCCGACGCAGAAACCCGAGTTTTCGTTACAATGTCGTCAAAGCACATATTGTTCAGAATACAAGTTCAGTAATGTGGCAACGTATCACA caaCATTCTAACGATCCCCGCCACTATCAGCGAAACGCTTTGGAAATCGGCATTTGTCTAGATCGGTGCAAATGGGCTACTAATGTAGAAATGAGTATTGAACAGCAAGCCGGAATATGTGCCGCCGATCGAGTATGGACAAACTACCAGTTGAAATCTATCCCGGAAACCTTAGTCAGTATTTCTGCAGACGATTACGATCGACCAGTTG GAACTTTGGAAATGATCTTCTGTTTGACGGTTTTGTCTATAGTATTGTTAATAGTTACTTGCACTATTATTGACTTTCAAGGCATTTATACAG AATCTTTGGTAGTCAAAGCATTCTCCTTATCGGGGAATTTAAAAAAGCTTGGATCACTCAACTCTAGATCCAGACAGGATCTCCTATTCCTGGACGGTATTCGTGTGCTGACCATGCTAACAATCGTATTATGTCACGCATCCATTCCGATGATCCGAATGCCCCTGAAAAATCCAGAGAAAATGGAACAACAGTTCAGCATGTTTTGGTTCCCGATTGCCATGGCAGGCAACACCTATTTGGTGCAGATATTTTTCGTCATCGGTGGAGTGGTACTGGCGGTTAATTTCATGGATCATATTAAAACACATCCCCAGTTTAAAATGTGGTATTTGATGGATAGGATTTTGAACCGATTAGTTCG AATTCTGCCAGTTTATTCCTTTGTTATCCTTTTTCAAGTTTCTTGGTACAATAGACTTAAAAATGGTCCTATTGCAGAGAGGTATCAAGACCACTGTATGGAGAATTGGTGGACGAATTTACTGTTTGTCAATAATTACATTGAAGCGAACAAACCG TGCTTGCAGTTCACTTGGTATCTTGGAGctgattttcaattatttctagTAGGGACGATAATACTGATGTTCATTTGGAG ATTCCCGAAATTTATTAATGCATCGATTTGCTTCATGGTAATCTTTGCATTAGTAGTTCCGGCTGCTGTGATTTATTTCAACAATTTAGACGCAACCGTTATGATGATCGTTCG atacgTGATTGATGAAATCCGAAATCTCGACTATTACCTAAAAGTGTATGTCACATTTGAAAGTAATGCAGGAAATTACTTTTTCGGTGTGGTTACAGGGATTGTGTATCACCATTTTGTCGAACATGGTAAAACATTGGAGGACATACAG CATTTCAGTGCCATGTTCCTGTCGGCAGTCGCATTCTTCGTTACATTGAACACCTTGACGATGTGTCTCCCACTTGACCACCCCGCAGAACCATCGCTAATTCTCGCTCTTTATGGATCTCTTTTGAAGGCATCTTGGGGCTTTTTGGCATGCTTCCTGACATTATATCTCACGTTCCGGCCTCGCAATATTTTGGCAACGATTCTACAGCATCCAATAATGCTGGTCGCATCCAAACTATCCTACTGCGTATACGTCGTCCAATACACAGTAGTTTACGCGATCTACCGCAATATCACCTTCCCGCTAATGAGCAGCGTCTTCACCATG ATACTATTAACATCCTCAATATTGTTCGTCACACTTATCATGGGCTTGCTGCTTCATGTTTGCATTGAAATGCCTGTTATGACTTTATGCAAACCCCTTCTTGCACTGAAACGTTCAAACTAA